The proteins below come from a single Aegilops tauschii subsp. strangulata cultivar AL8/78 chromosome 6, Aet v6.0, whole genome shotgun sequence genomic window:
- the LOC109771412 gene encoding BTB/POZ and MATH domain-containing protein 2-like, translating into MAFAGASLVADGMLCASTKSAVDSGADSGYHLLIVEGYSRTKETTPNGEWIKSRPFIVGGRRWTVDYHPNGVSSDNEEFISVLLVLRDDVEQSVEVQYAFSFIDQPELRVPKHIRQSEPDCFYKCCDVHGQFRFVKRESHFADLLLSKEGADITFEVGGEKFAAHRCVLAARSSIFKAQLFGAMNESSFVKITDMKADVFGSLLTYIYTDAVPEFVDMEAYDGHEIIYAPRLLQFLEAAERYDLQRLKSICEEKLASFICAETVADIFAVAERRRCFGLKEACLEFIKADPSLHATFAAGGLGQITGTRSPSLLKRLLSKFGLLKL; encoded by the exons ATGGCTTTCGCTGGCGCATCTCTCGTCGCCGATGGCATGCTGTGCGCTTCCACCAAGTCGGCCGTCGACTCCGGCGCCGACAGCGGGTACCACCTGCTCATTGTCGAAGGCTACTCGCGTACCAAAGAGACAACTCCAAACGGCGAGTGGATCAAGTCTCGTCCTTTCATTGTTGGAGGCCGTCGCTGGACCGTCGACTACCACCCTAATGGCGTTAGCTCGGATAATGAAGAATTTATATCGGTGCTCCTTGTCTTGCGCGACGATGTCGAGCAGAGCGTGGAGGTTCAGTATGCCTTCAGTTTCATCGACCAGCCTGAGTTGCGGGTGCCAAAGCACATACGCCAAAGCGAACCAGACTGCTTCTACAAGTGCTGTGATGTTCATGGCCAGTTTAGATTCGTGAAAAGGGAG AGCCATTTTGCCGATCTCCTCCTGAGCAAGGAGGGTGCTGACATTACGTTTGAGGTTGGCGGCGAGAAGTTTGCTGCACACCGGTGCGTGCTTGCAGCCCGATCCTCCATCTTCAAGGCACAGCTCTTTGGTGCCATGAATGAATCGAGTTTCGTCAAGATAACCGACATGAAAGCAGACGTCTTCGGGAGCTTGCTGACTTACATCTACACTGATGCAGTGCCTGAATTTGTTGACATGGAAGCATACGATGGCCATGAAATTATATATGCACCTCGGCTGCTGCAGTTCCTTGAAGCTGCGGAAAGATATGATCTTCAGAGGCTCAAATCGATCTGTGAAGAGAAGTTAGCCAGTTTCATATGCGCAGAAACTGTGGCAGACATCTTTGCCGTGGCTGAGCGGAGACGGTGCTTCGGGTTAAAGGAGGCCTGCTTGGAGTTCATCAAAGCCGACCCAAGTTTACACGCAACTTTCGCGGCTGGTGGCCTGGGGCAGATAACCGGGACCCGTAGTCCCTCCCTTCTCAAGCGGCTGCTCTCCAAGTTTGGTTTGCTGAAACTCTGA